A window of the Cucurbita pepo subsp. pepo cultivar mu-cu-16 chromosome LG01, ASM280686v2, whole genome shotgun sequence genome harbors these coding sequences:
- the LOC111791551 gene encoding uncharacterized protein LOC111791551 isoform X2, protein MVVDVHSSVSRLPFMDDSDHSKLSGNLSVADENQSKLSDSESPCSVSSSVSSFDSEKTEDPIHHDSKRSSGELRVLEPHSQLPKPEPPPGIAISSAGEPPYKQSQSLAENISVDMPSIGKFIRERSSSLSVAIFKRISSLRDENVDTDDDGKSQTGVTEIKLSGLKVVVKMKSDEDKNRELKGRISFFSRSNCRDCKAVRSFLNEKGLRFVEINVDVFPQREKELMKRTGSSSVPQIFFNEKLFGGLVALNSLRNSGEFDRRIKDMLSNKCPDEAPATPVYGFDDPEEESPDGLLEIVKFLRSRLPIQDRLIKMKIVKNCFSGGDMVEALIQRLDCGRTKAVGIGKQMAQKLFIHHVFGENEFEDGYHFYRFLEHGSCISRCFNFRGSVNDNEPMPAAMVAQRLAKIMSAILESYASNDLQHVDYLAVSNSEEFRRYINLTQELHRVNLKALSHNEKLAFFLNMYNAMVIHGLIRFGRVEGVIDRKSFFSDFQYLVGGQPYSLIAIKNGILRGNRRPPYSFAKPFSSGDKRAELAFGEVNPLIHFGLCSGTKSSPRVRFFSPQGVEAELRCAAREFFQAGGVEVDLDKRTVLLTGIIKWFVIIPFSFLY, encoded by the exons ATGGTGGTTGACGTTCATTCCTCTGTTTCTCGACTTCCATTTATGGATGATTCTGATCATTCCAAGCTCTCCGGGAACCTTTCCGTTGCTGATGAGAACCAATCGAAGCTCTCTGATAGTGAATCCCCTTGTTCTgtttcttcctctgtttcGTCGTTTGATTCCGAGAAAACAGAGGATCCGATTCACCATGATTCGAAACGTAGTAGTGGCGAACTACGCGTATTGGAGCCTCATTCTCAGCTTCCTAAACCCGAGCCCCCACCTGGGATTGCTATTTCCTCTGCTGGTGAACCGCCGTACAAACAGTCGCAGAGCTTGGCAGAGAATATCTCCGTCGATATGCCGTCGATTGGGAAGTTTATACGGGAGAGAAGCAGTAGTTTATCGGTAGCGATTTTCAAACGGATTTCGTCACTTAGAGATGAGAACGTCGACACCGACGACGACGGGAAGTCCCAAACCGGCGTTACTGAAATTAAACTCTCCGGCCTGAAAGTCGTCGTGAAGATGAAGAGCGATGAGGATAAAAACAGAGAACTGAAGGGAAGAATCAGCTTCTTCTCGAGGTCAAATTGTAGGGATTGTAAAGCGGTTAGGAGTTTTTTGAATGAAAAGGGATTGAGATTTGTTGAGATAAACGTCGACGTTTTTCCTCAGAGAGAGAAGGAGCTGATGAAGCGGACGGGGAGTTCATCGGTGCCGCAAATTTTCTTCAACGAGAAGCTTTTTGGCGGTCTGGTGGCGCTGAACTCACTGAGAAACAGCGGTGAATTTGACCGGAGAATCAAAGATATGTTAAGCAATAAATGCCCCGACGAAGCACCTGCTACGCCGGTGTACGGTTTCGACGATCCAGAGGAGGAATCGCCGGACGGATTACTGGAGATCGTGAAATTTCTAAGATCGAGATTGCCGATTCAGGACCGTCTGATCAAGATGAAGATCGTGAAGAACTGCTTCTCCGGCGGCGATATGGTGGAGGCGCTTATTCAGCGCCTTGATTGTGGGCGTACTAAG GCTGTGGGAATTGGAAAGCAGATGGCTCAAAAGCTCTTTATTCATCATGTTTTTGG GGAGAATGAGTTCGAAGATGGGTACCATTTCTATCGTTTCCTCGAGCATGGGTCATGCATATCTCGGTGCTTCAACTTCAGAGGCTCGGTTAACGACAACGAGCCCATGCCTGCTGCCATGGTTGCCCAAAGACTAGCCAAGATCATGTCCGCCATATTAGAATCCTACGCCTCTAACGACCTTCAACATGTCGATTATCTCGCGGTTAGCAACAGTGAAGAATTTCGAAG GTACATAAATCTAACACAAGAGCTCCACCGCGTGAACCTCAAGGCACTGTCCCACAACGAAAagctagcattcttcttaaaCATGTACAACGCGATGGTGATCCATGGGTTGATTAGATTTGGACGGGTGGAGGGCGTAATAGACAGAAAATCCTTCTTCTCTGACTTCCAATACTTGGTCGGTGGGCAGCCATACTCGCTCATTGCCATAAAGAATGGGATTCTAAGAGGCAATAGGCGGCCACCCTATTCCTTTGCCAAGCCCTTCAGCAGCGGTGACAAGCGAGCGGAG CTTGCGTTTGGGGAAGTGAATCCTTTGATTCACTTTGGACTGTGCAGTGGCACGAAGTCAAGCCCAAGAGTGCGATTCTTTAGCCCTCAAGGCGTCGAAGCTGAGCTAAGATGCGCTGCAAGGGAGTTCTTCCAAGCTGGTGGAGTGGAGGTTGACTTGGATAAAAGAACTGTCCTTCTCACTGGCATTATCAAGTGGTTTGTCATCATtcctttctcatttctttactAA
- the LOC111791551 gene encoding uncharacterized protein LOC111791551 isoform X1 produces the protein MVVDVHSSVSRLPFMDDSDHSKLSGNLSVADENQSKLSDSESPCSVSSSVSSFDSEKTEDPIHHDSKRSSGELRVLEPHSQLPKPEPPPGIAISSAGEPPYKQSQSLAENISVDMPSIGKFIRERSSSLSVAIFKRISSLRDENVDTDDDGKSQTGVTEIKLSGLKVVVKMKSDEDKNRELKGRISFFSRSNCRDCKAVRSFLNEKGLRFVEINVDVFPQREKELMKRTGSSSVPQIFFNEKLFGGLVALNSLRNSGEFDRRIKDMLSNKCPDEAPATPVYGFDDPEEESPDGLLEIVKFLRSRLPIQDRLIKMKIVKNCFSGGDMVEALIQRLDCGRTKAVGIGKQMAQKLFIHHVFGENEFEDGYHFYRFLEHGSCISRCFNFRGSVNDNEPMPAAMVAQRLAKIMSAILESYASNDLQHVDYLAVSNSEEFRRYINLTQELHRVNLKALSHNEKLAFFLNMYNAMVIHGLIRFGRVEGVIDRKSFFSDFQYLVGGQPYSLIAIKNGILRGNRRPPYSFAKPFSSGDKRAELAFGEVNPLIHFGLCSGTKSSPRVRFFSPQGVEAELRCAAREFFQAGGVEVDLDKRTVLLTGIIKWFGVDFGNEKEILRWIMKFLDGNKAGLLTHLLGDGGPVNIAYQNYNWSMNSC, from the exons ATGGTGGTTGACGTTCATTCCTCTGTTTCTCGACTTCCATTTATGGATGATTCTGATCATTCCAAGCTCTCCGGGAACCTTTCCGTTGCTGATGAGAACCAATCGAAGCTCTCTGATAGTGAATCCCCTTGTTCTgtttcttcctctgtttcGTCGTTTGATTCCGAGAAAACAGAGGATCCGATTCACCATGATTCGAAACGTAGTAGTGGCGAACTACGCGTATTGGAGCCTCATTCTCAGCTTCCTAAACCCGAGCCCCCACCTGGGATTGCTATTTCCTCTGCTGGTGAACCGCCGTACAAACAGTCGCAGAGCTTGGCAGAGAATATCTCCGTCGATATGCCGTCGATTGGGAAGTTTATACGGGAGAGAAGCAGTAGTTTATCGGTAGCGATTTTCAAACGGATTTCGTCACTTAGAGATGAGAACGTCGACACCGACGACGACGGGAAGTCCCAAACCGGCGTTACTGAAATTAAACTCTCCGGCCTGAAAGTCGTCGTGAAGATGAAGAGCGATGAGGATAAAAACAGAGAACTGAAGGGAAGAATCAGCTTCTTCTCGAGGTCAAATTGTAGGGATTGTAAAGCGGTTAGGAGTTTTTTGAATGAAAAGGGATTGAGATTTGTTGAGATAAACGTCGACGTTTTTCCTCAGAGAGAGAAGGAGCTGATGAAGCGGACGGGGAGTTCATCGGTGCCGCAAATTTTCTTCAACGAGAAGCTTTTTGGCGGTCTGGTGGCGCTGAACTCACTGAGAAACAGCGGTGAATTTGACCGGAGAATCAAAGATATGTTAAGCAATAAATGCCCCGACGAAGCACCTGCTACGCCGGTGTACGGTTTCGACGATCCAGAGGAGGAATCGCCGGACGGATTACTGGAGATCGTGAAATTTCTAAGATCGAGATTGCCGATTCAGGACCGTCTGATCAAGATGAAGATCGTGAAGAACTGCTTCTCCGGCGGCGATATGGTGGAGGCGCTTATTCAGCGCCTTGATTGTGGGCGTACTAAG GCTGTGGGAATTGGAAAGCAGATGGCTCAAAAGCTCTTTATTCATCATGTTTTTGG GGAGAATGAGTTCGAAGATGGGTACCATTTCTATCGTTTCCTCGAGCATGGGTCATGCATATCTCGGTGCTTCAACTTCAGAGGCTCGGTTAACGACAACGAGCCCATGCCTGCTGCCATGGTTGCCCAAAGACTAGCCAAGATCATGTCCGCCATATTAGAATCCTACGCCTCTAACGACCTTCAACATGTCGATTATCTCGCGGTTAGCAACAGTGAAGAATTTCGAAG GTACATAAATCTAACACAAGAGCTCCACCGCGTGAACCTCAAGGCACTGTCCCACAACGAAAagctagcattcttcttaaaCATGTACAACGCGATGGTGATCCATGGGTTGATTAGATTTGGACGGGTGGAGGGCGTAATAGACAGAAAATCCTTCTTCTCTGACTTCCAATACTTGGTCGGTGGGCAGCCATACTCGCTCATTGCCATAAAGAATGGGATTCTAAGAGGCAATAGGCGGCCACCCTATTCCTTTGCCAAGCCCTTCAGCAGCGGTGACAAGCGAGCGGAG CTTGCGTTTGGGGAAGTGAATCCTTTGATTCACTTTGGACTGTGCAGTGGCACGAAGTCAAGCCCAAGAGTGCGATTCTTTAGCCCTCAAGGCGTCGAAGCTGAGCTAAGATGCGCTGCAAGGGAGTTCTTCCAAGCTGGTGGAGTGGAGGTTGACTTGGATAAAAGAACTGTCCTTCTCACTGGCATTATCAAGTG